The following are from one region of the Nicotiana tabacum cultivar K326 chromosome 3, ASM71507v2, whole genome shotgun sequence genome:
- the LOC107776641 gene encoding agamous-like MADS-box protein MADS2, whose translation MGRGRVELKRIENKINRQVTFAKRRNGLLKKAYELSVLCEAEVALIIFSNRGKLYEFCSSNNMLKTLDRYQKCSYGTLEVNRSIITDNEQSSCREYLKLKAKYESLQRYQRHLLGEDLGPLNIDDLDHLEVQLDTSLKHIRSTRTQLMLDQLTDLQSKEKLWLEANKLLERKLEEIYTENNLQQPWGGEQSVTYSQQHAQSQGFFQPLDCNSTLQIGYDPITTSSQITAVTNAQNVNGMVPGWML comes from the exons ATGGGTAGAGGAAGAGTGGAGCTGAAGAGGATAGAGAACAAGATTAATAGGCAGGTTACTTTTGCAAAGAGGAGAAATGGATTGCTCAAGAAAGCTTATGAACTCTCTGTGCTTTGTGAAGCTGAGGTTGCTCTTATTATCTTCTCTAATCGTGGCAAGCTATATGAGTTCTGCAGCTCCAACAA TATGCTCAAAACCCTCGATAGGTACCAAAAATGCAGCTATGGTACACTGGAAGTCAACCGATCAATTATCACAGATAATGAG CAAAGCAGCTGTAGGGAATACTTGAAACTCAAAGCCAAGTATGAGTCACTGCAGCGATATCAAAG ACACCTTCTTGGAGAAGACTTGGGGCCTCTGAATATAGATGATCTTGATCATCTTGAAGTCCAACTAGATACTTCCCTCAAACACATTAGGTCCACCAGG ACACAACTGATGCTTGACCAGCTTACTGATCTTCAATCTAAG GAGAAATTGTGGCTTGAGGCTAATAAGCTACTTGAAAGAAAG CTGGAAGAAATATATACTGAAAACAACCTGCAGCAACCATGGGGAGGTGAGCAAAGTGTCACTTATAGTCAGCAACATGCTCAATCTCAGGGTTTCTTCCAACCTCTAGACTGCAACTCTACTTTGCAAATTGG GTACGATCCAATAACTACTTCTAGCCAAATAACAGCAGTAACAAATGCCCAAAACGTCAATGGTATGGTGCCTGGTTGGATGCTGTGA